The Anabas testudineus chromosome 14, fAnaTes1.2, whole genome shotgun sequence genome includes a region encoding these proteins:
- the LOC113168855 gene encoding microfibrillar-associated protein 3-like → MSAPQKHYLLLLVLLLSGWWADGAQNDSDVELVSPEWVASVPSSRDIVVREGSSTLIECNVTGRHEKIKWYNSKGTLLGEGEGGKWQIKENGVLNITEVSFEDRGRYTCVTSSRTSTAESYTVTVRVAYTDSGLGLYYVIICLVAFTVTMILNVARICMVSSHLKKTEKAINEFFRTEGAEKMQKAFEVAKRIPIVTSAKTLELAKVTHFKTKEFARHMEELARSVPLPPLILNCRTFAEMTNPVPDPAEPDGNQQAVGPSCSHKSGEKEVEVCQVLLPSESQVDPGARVDISVSVHSVCEKVTSEEKGSSRASL, encoded by the exons ATGTCAGCGCCTCAGAAACACTACCTGCTTCTCCTAGTCCTGCTGCTCAGCGGCTGGTGGGCAGACGGAGCTCAGAACGACTCAGATGTGGAGCTGGTATCCCCAGAGTGGGTGGCCAGTGTCCCTTCCAGCCGGGACATCGTGGTGAGGGAGGGATCCAGCACGCTGATCGAGTGTAATGTCACTGGAAGACATGAAAAGATCAAGTGGTACAACTCTAAAGGGACTCTGCTGGGTGAGGGTGAAG GTGGGAAGTGGCAGATTAAGGAGAACGGCGTCCTGAATATCACTGAGGTCTCCTTTGAAGACCGTGGCCGCTACACCTGCGTCACATCCAGCAGGACCAGCACGGCCGAAAGCTACACCGTCACTGTGCGTGTGGCCTACACAGACAGCGGCCTGGGTCTGTACTATGTCATCATCTGCCTGGTGGCGTTCACCGTCACAATGATCCTGAATGTGGCACGGATCTGCATGGTCAGCAGCCATCTCAAGAAGACGGAGAAAGCCATCAACGAGTTCTTCCGCACAGAGGGCGCAGAGAAGATGCAGAAAGCCTTTGAGGTCGCCAAGCGCATCCCCATCGTGACGTCCGCCAAGACGCTGGAACTCGCCAAGGTAACGCACTTCAAGACCAAGGAGTTTGCCCGTCACATGGAGGAGCTGGCACGCAGTGTCCCTCTGCCGCCCCTGATCCTGAACTGCCGAACATTTGCAGAGATGACGAACCCTGTGCCGGACCCTGCAGAGCCAGATGGGAACCAACAAGCTGTAGGCCCCTCGTGCTCCCACAAAAGTGgagagaaggaggtggaggtgtgccAGGTGCTGCTGCCCAGTGAAAGCCAAGTCGACCCCGGAGCACGTGTTGACATCAGTGTGTCGGTGCACTCTGTTTGTGAGAAGGTCACCAGTGAAGAGAAGGGAAGCTCACGAGCAAGTCTATGA
- the fam114a2 gene encoding protein FAM114A2, with protein MSDSEATAAEGPEVAPNSQDASSASTPDGSTPTTPDIATDVAPTRKARRRPDTKTSAEAEQTSKVEQQPPKTSSESTVSQGGWGYWGSWGKTILSTATATVATVGQGLTQVIEKAETSLGIPSPTELSTQVEDEQQQQGDASSDTDAAVGDGSSAVGSAMGMLSSLTSVVQNTGKTVITGGLDALEFIGKKTMDVIAEGDPGFKKTKGLMNRNATLSQVLREAKEREEQQTAEEESSDSEKKVVAHYGMLFDEFQGLSHLEALEILSRESESKVKSVLTTLSGDKLVELREELDHIKDSFSLMEFDDEDVDEKKDEDGTEFEREISEALEGLSVSSTADKLSKTCKSACRQITDMTHPENEEEESEEDVKKTVSVEDVHAAAIRSLAELTARSIELFHKVAEMILFSNSSTEAGVLSQLTVVLCKEISLLSKKFTSCLTAAGSNEKGDVLNPLITGVFLEASNSASYIQDAFQLLMPILEISHIQRSAESTEQ; from the exons ATGTCAGACAGTGAAGCTACAGCAGCAGAGGGTCCAGAGGTGGCACCAAATAGTCAGGATGCTTCTTCCGCCAGTACTCCTGATGGCTCGACCCCAACCACACCTGACATCGCCACTGACGTGGCCCCGACGAGGAAAGCCAGGAGGAGACCGGACACCAAAACTTCAGCTGAAGCTGAGCAGACATCAAAAGTAGAACAGCAGCCTCCAAAA aCATCCAGTGAGTCCACCGTGTCTCAGGGTGGTTGGGGCTACTGGGGTAGCTGGGGGAAAACCATCTTATCCACAGCAACAGCTACTGTGGCCACTGTGG GCCAAGGTCTCACTCAGGTGATAGAGAAGGCTGAGACGTCACTGGGAATTCCGAGTCCGACTGAACTGTCAACACAGGTGGAGGACGAACAGCAACAGCAGG GTGATGCCAGCAGTGACACTGACGCAGCAGTGGGAGACGGATCGTCAGCGGTGGGAAGCGCAATGGGAATGTTGTCATCGCTCACCAGCGTTGTCCAGAACACT GGTAAGACAGTGATCACAGGTGGTCTGGATGCTCTGGAGTTCATTGGGAAGAAGACAATGGATGTGATTGCGGAAGGCGACCCCGGCTTTAAGAAGACGAAAGGACTGATGAACAGGAACGCCACTCTGTCTCAG GTGTTGCGGGAAGCGAAGGAGCGAGaggagcagcagacagcagaggaagagtCGTCAGATTCTGAGAAGAAGGTGGTCGCTCACTACGGGATGCTGTTTGATGAATTTCAGGGTCTGTCACACCTCGAGGCTCTGGAGATTCTGTCTCGGGAGAGTGAGTCTAAG gtgaAATCAGTGCTGACCACTCTCTCAGGAGACAAGCTGGTTGAGCTGAGGGAAGAGCTTGATCATATAAAAGACTCGTTCTCACTGATGGAGTTTGATGATGAGGATGTTGATGAGAAGAAAG ATGAAGATGGCACCGAGTTTGAGAGGGAGATATCAGAGGCCTTGGAGGGTCTTAGTGTTTCCTCCACAGCCGACAAACTCAGCAAG ACCTGTAAGAGTGCCTGCAGGCAGATCACTGACATGACCCATCCAGAGAacgaagaggaggagagcgAGGAGGATGTAAAGAAAACCGTCTCTGTAGAG GACGTTCATGCCGCAGCCATCAGGAGCCTGGCTGAGCTGACTGCTCGATCCATTGAGCTTTTCCACAAAGTGGCTGAGATGATCCTGTTctccaacagcagcacagaggccGGCGTTCTGTCACA gtTAACGGTTGTTTTGTGTAAAGAAATCTCACTGCTTTCCAAGAAGTTCACTTCGTGTTTAACAGCTGCAGGG TCTAATGAGAAGGGAGACGTCCTCAACCCACTGATAACAGGAGTCTTTTTAGAG GCCTCAAACAGTGCTTCCTACATCCAGGATGCTTTCCAGCTCCTCATGCCTATCCTGGAGATTTCCCACATCCAGAGAAGTGCTGAATCCACAGAGCAGTGA
- the cnot8 gene encoding CCR4-NOT transcription complex subunit 8: MPAALTDSSQIICEVWASNVEEEMRKIRQIIQSYSYIAMDTEFPGVVVRPIGEFRSTVDYQYQLLRCNVDLLKIIQLGLTFMNEDGNYPPGTTTWQFNFKFNLTEDMYSQDSIDLLQNSGLQFKKHEEEGIDTLYFAELLMTSGLVLCENVKWLSFHSGYDFGYLVKLLTDARLPEEEHDFFQILNLFFPAIYDVKYLMKSCKNLKGGLQEVADQLELKRIGRQHQAGSDSLLTGMAFFRMKELFFEDNIDDAKYCGRLYGLGSGSSQPQNGIANSGQEETNNKH; the protein is encoded by the exons ATGCCAGCCGCACTTACAGATTCTAGTCAGATAATCTGTGAAGTCTGGGCGAGCAatgtggaggaggaaatgaggaaGATCCGACAGATCATTCAAAGCTACAGTTACATTGCCATG GACACAGAATTCCCCGGAGTGGTTGTCCGACCAATTGGCGAGTTTCGCAGCACAGTGGACTACCAGTACCAGCTGCTGAGGTGTAACGTGGACCTCCTGAAGATCATCCAGCTGGGGCTCACGTTCATGAACGAGGATGGAAACTATCCCCCTGGCACGACGACTTGGCAGTTCAACTTCAAGTTCAACCTCAC AGAAGACATGTACTCACAGGACTCCATAGACCTGCTTCAGAACTCAGGCCTCCAGTTTAAAAAGCACGAAGAAGAGGGAATTGACACGCTCTACTTTGCTGAGCTCCTCATGACGTCTGGCCTGgtgctgtgtgaaaatgtcaagTGGCTCTCCTTCCACAG tGGCTATGACTTTGGCTACCTGGTGAAGCTCCTGACAGACGCACGACTCCCTGAGGAGGAGCACGACTTCTTCCAGATTCTCAACCTGTTCTTTCCTGCAATCTATGATGTCAAGTACCTGATGAAGAGCTGCAAGAACCTAAAG GGGGGACTACAGGAAGTGGCGGACCAGCTAGAGCTGAAGCGGATCGGGCGGCAGCATCAGGCTGGATCAGACTCGCTGCTCACCGGTATGGCTTTCTTCAGGATGAAGGAG CTTTTCTTCGAAGACAACATCGATGATGCAAAGTATTGTGGGAGATTGTACGGCCTGGGCTCGGGGTCCAGCCAACCGCAGAATGGCATCGCTAACTCAGGCCAGGAGGAGACGAACAACAAGCACTGA